The genomic segment TGAAGGCCCTCCAAAGCGTGTGTCCCTAGTGGGTGCTGACGACCTGCGCAAGATGCaggaggaggaaggtgagtgggcgccagggggcagggccctggggacagggcctggtggGCGCCAGGGGGCAGGGCCCGGGTGGGTGCCAGGGGGCAGGGCCCGGGTGGGCGCCTGGGACAGGGTCCAGGTGGGTGCCAGGGGACAGGGCCCTGGGGACAGGGCCCGGGTGGGCGCCTGGGGACAGGGTCCGGGTGGGCGCCAGGGGACAGGGCCCTGGTGTCAGGGCCTGGTGGGCGCCTGGGGACAGGGTCCAGGTGGGCTCCTGGGGACAGGGCCCAGGTGGAGCCAGGGTGGGCCCAGCCTGACCAGACTTGTCCCCTGCCCAGCCCGGAAGCTGCAGCACAAGagagcccagctgctgcaggaggaggctgcaGGAGCTTCTGGGCTGGCCCTGGACGGGGAGGCcccgcaggaggaggaggagcaggaggagcaggaggaggagccacCCTGGGCTGGCCCTGAGCTGTCCGGAGGGTGAGGGTCCCCCGCGGTCCCGGGGTTGCCTGCCACCATCCCCCTCCCCCACGCACGCTGCCTCCACAACCACACGGTGCCCTGTCCccacccaggcccagcctgccTTCCCCTGCCGTCCCCCTGGGTGGCAGTGTCCCCGTGCGGACGGCCAAGGCCGAGCGGCGCCACCAGGAGCGACTGCGCATGCAGAGCCCTGAGCTGCCGGCGGAGCGCGCACTGTCCCCGGCCGAGCGCCGTGCCCTGGAAGCCGAGAAGCGGGCGCTGTGGCGGGCAGCCAGGATGAAGTCCCTGGAGCAGGATGCCCTCCGCGCACAGATGGTCCTCAGCAGGTCCCAGGACGGCCGCAGCAAGCGCGGGCCCCTGGAGCGGCTGGCCGAGGCGCCCTCCCCGGCGCCCACCCCTTCACCCACCCCGCCGGAAGGTGCGTGTCTCAGGAGAGGCTGGAGTCAGGGTTGCGGCCAACGATGCTGACCCCTCCTAACTTCCTTTTCTGTCCCCACAGACCTCGGCCCCCCGAGCGGCACCTCTCCTAGACGGCTGGTGAGGACCCCTCGCGGCCTGTGGGAGGGAGCCTGTCTCCCCCCGCAGCCCTCACCGCTGTCCCgcgctctctctgcctctccccctcacGCTGTCCTGTCCAGTCCTTGTCTGGGAAGAAGTTTGACTACCGGGCCTTCGCCGCCCTTCCTTCTTCCAGACCTCTCTGTGACATCCAGGTACCACGcagctgctctgcctgcagccccGCAGCCCtgtgccctctctgcctctgccacccacgccCCAGCCGCAGCCCCCTGCGCCCCCTGACTGCCTGCTGTCTCCCCTCGCAGTCTCCCAGCTTCACGGAGGAGCTGAGGGCCCTGGAGccgtcccccagccccagcacacaGGATGAGGACAGAGAGGTGGCCCTAGTGCTGCTGGGCAGGACAGCCAGCGCCGCGGGCCCCGACGATGTGACGCTGTGCAGCGGCCGGCGGCCCGTGCGCCCGGGGCGCCACGGCTTGGGCCCCGTGCCCTCCTAGAGCCGCCCCCTGCCTTCCCGACTCGGGCAGGGGTCCtaccagccccaccctgccctggccgGGCCTCCTTGGCAAGACTGTAACTAGCGACGTTTGTACAACCAAAGACTCTATTTTGTGGTTTAAGGAGAATAAAATTGCCTACGTTTTAGCTGCCGCCTGTCCATCTTGGGGCCTGCCCGCTTGGGCGCCGGCGATTGAGACGGGCACTAAAGACCCCCACCAGGCAGCTGCACGCGCACGGGCAGCAGCGCCCGCAGCTGCTCAGCCGGTGGCCACCGGGCCTGGGTGACAAACAAGAGGCGGAAGCGCTGCAAGCGCGCCTCCTGGAACTGCACGGGGCTGTACTCCGGGCCGTCGTCAGGCCGCAGCAGCCCCAAGTAGCGCTCGTGCTGCAGCAGTGCCCGGCTTAGCAGTGCCCCCGCCAGCCCCGGCTGCAccacctccagctgctgctgcacggCCATAAACAGGTCCACCTCGCGCAGGCCGAAGACCAGCGGCTTCCCGTACCTGCGGGGAGGGAGCGGGCATGAGTGGGGCACCGCAGGGGGCTCCCTCTGCCCGGGCCCCCCCTCACCTGAGCGCCCCCAGCAGTGCCAGCCGGACCCTCTCGGGCCTCATGTGCTCTGGGTTCACGGCATCCACATAGTTGGTGTCCTGGTAGCGCAGGAAGGTGGCCGCCTGGCCCGAGGGGTCGATGACAAGAGGCCACCTGGGGGCGGTCACCATGTCACTCCTGCAGACCACGAGCCCCGGTGTCCCCATGCACTGACCGGCCGTCAGCTCGGATTCGGTCGCCCATGTCCTTCAGGAGCACGTCGTGGAGCTCGGCCACGCTGCACCTCAGTCCGGGAGCGGTGTCCTCCCCTGGGGACAGCCACCGGCCATTTGCACAGCTGTCCTCGCCCGTACCTGCCCGCCCCCAAGGCTGAGTCCCACCCACCCTCCTGGGGCTCCTCCcgcagctccagcctggccatgGCCAGCGTGTCCTCCGCCTTCTGTGCCTCCTGCCTCAGCCTGTCCACGCGGGCCTCCGCGTCCCTGACGGCCTGGAAGAGGCACCAGGCCGGCTCCAGCTCCGGGCGGCCAGACCCAAGGTCCTCCCACCTCCCCCAGGTATGGGAGCTGCGGACACAGTGGGCAGGGGTGCACACACACCTGTGCCATGAGCTCTGTCCTGCTCACGCACCTGCCGCAGCCTGCCTCGCTCTCAGCAATTCTGCAGTTCAGCTCACAGTAGGCTTGCTGCAGCTGGTGGGGGGACTCATCAGTCATGCCCAGCggccccccaccctgccacagCGCCCTGCTCACCTCCTGCTGGCAGCGCTGCTGCGCCTTGGCCAGCTGCTGCACCCTGAGGCTCATGCTGGGTGGAAGGAGCCGTGGGTCAGTGTGAGCCCGCTGCCTCCTCACCCTCTGCCCTCCCCGCTCCGCAGGCCGCACCGCCTGGCCTCCGCCTGCTGTTGCCCCCGCGCCTCCTGGGCCCTGCGCTGGTGTTCCGCGTCCATGTTCCGGAGCATGGCCTCGGTCAGACTCAGGTCCCACGACTGCAGCACGCTGGCCACCGCCTCCAGGGAGGTCACCTGACAGGACAGGGGCTCTGAGGATAGGGGTCCAGCCACAGGGAGAACCTTGATAGAACACAGCTGCCCCGAATCCAAGGTACCTGGGGGAGTATccagagaggcagggacagacCCTCCCCCCCCTTCTGTGGCCGCCAGCAGTCACACCAGGTCAAACACACAGGGGCCgcagcctggggcaggggtggccagAGCCCCACAGTCCGCTAGGACACTGCATCCCCGGCTCCtgggcacagtgtgtgtgtgtccggtTAGCAGGGTACAAGTGCCCCCGCTCGTGGTGGAGGtggcccctgccctccaccacaGGCACACCTGTGTGGACTTGTGTCCAGGGGTGGGAATACACGTGCCTTGTCAACCTGCAAGGCAGGAGACACTGGGCAGGCAGCCCCCTGCCGTCCACCTGCTGCCACTGGCTGTGACGCCACCTACAGATGCTTCCCGCGGCCTGTCAAGCCAGagcccccagcacccccagctcccacccccactggccaggcccccacccaAATGGGCAGCAGATCCAGTGGATTTCAGGCAAACCAAGGTAGTCTTGCTGCGAGAGCCTGGGGCGCTCTGCCAGCTGGCTCCGGTTAGTCTTCACGACCCCCTAGACGGGCGGGAAGAGACCACCTGGCAGTGGAGGCCACACCTGTTCCGGGGTGCTGCCGTCATCGGCGTAGACCCGGGGGTCGGCTCCGAGCTTCAGGAGCAGCTCCACGGCCTCCAGGTGCCCCGCGAAGGCCGCTCGGTACAGGGGCGTGCGGCCGAAGGCGCCCTGCGGGGAACGGCTGGCTGAGCCAGACCCCCACCCGGGCGCCCACCCCGGCCCGCGCTCCCACACGCACCTTGCTGTTGGGACTGGCGCCCAGCTCGGCCAGCAGCTGGATGGCGCGGGGCTGCCCGCCCGCGGCCGCCTCGGACAGCGGCGTGTTCCCGTGGCGGTCCTCGCACTCCACCAGGGCGACGCGCCGCTGCAGCCGCTGCGCCTGGCCCTCGGCGTCGCGGCCCACGCCCTGGCGGCTCAGCAGCTGCTCCGCCTGCGCCGGCCGGGGCTGCTCACCTGCCCGGCCGCCCGCTCACCTGCCCGGCTCACCTGCCCCGCTCACCTGCCCGGCTCACCTGCCCGGCTCACCTGCCCGGCTCACCTGCCCCGCTCACCTGCCCGGCTCACCGGCCCCGCTCACCTGCCCGGCCGCCCGCTCACCTGCCCCGCTCACCTGCCCGGCTCACCTGCCCCGCTCACCTGCCCGGCCGCCCGCTCACCTGCCCGGCTCACCTGCCCGGCTCACCTGCCCCGCTCACCTGCCCGGCTCACCTGCCCCGCTCACCTGCCCGGCCCGCCCCGCCCTCACCTCCTCCAGCACCGCGCGGATCTCCGCCACGTCCCCGTCGAAGGCCGCGTCCAGCAGGCGACGGCGGCGCTGCAGCTCCTCCTGCCGCTCGCGCTGCGCCGCCTCCTCCTGCTCGCGCCGCCGCCGGGCCGCCTCCTGTTCCCGCCGCACCACGGCCAGGAAGGCCTGCGGTGGATCGCGGGGTGACCGAGTCCCCCAGCCCTGAGGCCCTCCTccgcccagcctcccagctggacTGCACCGGCTGCCCccgcctccccctctccccttacCTCCCGCTGCAGTTTCTCCATCTGCTCCTGGTACTGTCGGTGCCGCTGCCTGCGCCGGGCCAGCTCCCTCCTGGCCAGGTGCTGCCGCAGGGCACCCTGGATGACCACGGCCGCGCGCTCTTCAGCCGCAGGCTCTGGCGGTGGGGAGAAGGCTCGTGGACTCTTCCTCCTCTCCAACCGCCGGCTGTGTGCGCGCGCGTCATCCCTTAGGTCCGCTTGCCGGACCCTCCTGGGCCCTGAAGCGTGGGGAGGAAGCGAGCAAGGGACCCCCATGCTGCCTGCCGCTGAGCCCCCGAGGGTGggagcacctgcgtgggacacccagCTGGAGAGGGGCCTCTGCCAGGTCTAGTCTGccagttgcagccatctgcagagggaaccattggatggaagctccctctctaactgcctttcaaataaaagataaatatatttttaaacatttattgagaggcagaaagggcaGCAGTGGCGGGGCAGAGGACTGGGAAGTGTGTATCCCGCCTCCACCGACTCAAGCCCCAAATTCCTGCtgtggctggagccagaagccagagcccgGAGCCCCTCAGTCTGCCTGCTGGGGCAGGACACAGTACCCGAGCTGggacctgctgtctcccaggtctgCAAGGGCCAGAAACCAGAGCCCATCTCAGACCCGGGGACGTGGGCCAGGGGCATCTGAAAGCTGACTTCAGAACACCCCCAGTTTAAAAACTTTGGCCAAATAGCAGAGGAATGCTATAACCAGCAAGCCACAGGGCTCTGAGTACAAGGTGAGGGGAGTGCCTCAGCCAGTGCCTGGGCAGAACCCAAGAAAGGAGAGTGGATGTGATAAGAGTGAGGTAAAGGACTAGCCAGTGGGGCCACAGCACAGGGGCCAGCTAGCTGAAAACCCTCTGCCCCCACCAGGAGAGAGGCCACCACACCTGTGGGGCGGCTGCAGGGCCGCCCTGGCCAGATAGGGTCAGAGCCCCAGCACAGCCTGGCGGTTAAAAGCATCAAGTTTTAGCTaaagtcagaaaacaaaacaaaacttttacactccagggctggggccagcattgAAGGGTAGCTGGTTAAGCCGCACCgacagcactggctgctccacgtcccgtccagctccctgcctgtggcctgggaaggcagtgggacggcccaaagcctgggaccctgcacccacgtgggagacctggaggaagcccctgccttcagcctggcccaccccggaTGGTACAGatattcggggagtgaactaacagatgagagTTTGAGCTCTTTGAAGGCAAAGAGGCCGAGAGAGAAGTCTtgcctgctggttctcttcccagctgctgggcctggcaaaagccaggagccaggcgctgcAGCAGGGTCGCCCATCGCTAGAGAGCCAGGTTGGTCTCCAGGGAGTCGAGACTCCAGCCTGGCACTCCCAGGCATCCTCTGTGACATCCTAACCATTGTGCCAATGCCTGCCCCACATTGTGTGATTTTATATGCAGAAGCCCTAATGCGTCCATAAACACGACCTGTTGTAGCAAGTGAGTGAACGGAGGCTCCCGTCTATGCGTTGCAGCTCAagtttccacctgcagtgctggcatcctacacgGGTGCTGGTTAgagcccagctgccccactcgcagcccggctccctgctaaggggcctgggaaagcagcagagggcccacgtttctgggcccctgcacccatgaaggaggCCAGCACAGGATTCAGGCTCCTGGCCACTGCGGTGTTTGGGTGATAAACCAAggggtggaaaatctctttctctgtgactctgttaAAAACAATActtagggcccagcgccgtggtctagtggctaaagtcctcactttgaatgtgctgggatcccatatgggcgccagttctaatcttggcagctccacttcccatccagctccctgcttgtgccctgggaaagcagtggaggacggcccaaagccttgggaccctgcacccgcgtgggagacctggacagaggttcctggctcctggctttggattggcgcagcaccggccatagcggtcacttggggagtgaatcatcagatggaagatcttctctgtctctctttccctctgtatatctgactttccaataagaataaatctttaaaaaaaaaaaaaaaaacctgctatgACAGAGAAACACAGCCAGCAATGCTGTAGACCAAGGTCCCCTGGGGCAGTGCGCAGCTGCGACAGGGGCAGGCCAGGGGCAGGCCACCTGTGGGGTGTCCAGTGGGTTTGGGCCAGTGCAGTCAGGGGCTGCAGGAAACCCTCCCACATGACACCAGGTGCTTCCAGGAGCtgtgcaggggcagggaggcaAGGCCAggtcccccagccctccccaaccCACATCTCCCTGTAACAGCAGACAGTGAGTGACTGAAGGTGGCAGAAGCAGGGAAGCCCTAGTGGTCATAATCAAAACACCCTGGACGGTCTCACGCAGCCCCGTCGCCCCCATCACCCCCTGCCTTCCACTCCCATCACcccctgctctctgctcccaTCACCCCCTGCTCTCTGCACCCTGGCTCAGTCACGGGTTGTCCAGGCGCCCCTAGAATCAGGGCAGGGGCCAGAGGAGAGCACTCCCTGAGCACTCCGGGAAGTGGCCTAGACTCTCAGCAGGGACAGGGAAGTCCTCCTCTCCTGCCCTCGGCTGGGTCCCTTCCTGGACACTAGGGGTGGCAGTCCCACCTGGGACCTGGGCAGGGTCCCTGGGAGCCCTTAGGTCTCCAGACCTCCCATCCACGGGATTCGAGCATAAGGATGCGGTCGGCTGGCCTCTAGGAGGGGCCGCAGCACCTTCTGCAGCCTGCGCCTGCACACTCGGATCCTAAAGCAAACACTGACTCCCGGGCTCCAGCAGGTCATAGCACCTTACAGTTCCGCAGACCCAGGAACCAAAGTGCTGCTCCTCTGTGGATGCAGTCAGAGCTGCAGGGGACCCTCCTACACgacaccacacacacagtgcaTGGACACGCATGTGTGCAGCACAGTGGACTCCTGCTGTTCTAACCTGCAGGGGCCGGGGAGCCCTCCCTTGGCATGGGCGCCCTGGCTGGCTGACCAGCCTTCTGCCGTGGCTTGTGCCTCTCGCTGGGCGGCCCTGGGGAAGGGGCAATTGAGTGGGTGGGTCTGTGAGAACCTCGCCCCCTCAGCCGGCCTGTGCAGGCCCCAAGGAGCACTGGGAATCACGTGGCCCGGCCGGAAACTGCCAAGCTCCAGGCACAGGATCCTCAGCCCAGGCTctgcccacctgctcctggggaaCAAGAGCTGAGCCTGAGTGGCATGGTGGGGGTGCcctgggcaggactgggccaggcaaaccAGTCCAGCCAGTGCGCGGAGCCGGCGTTTATGGGAATCGCACTCCAGCCCCAGGCTGGGGAAATGTGCCCAGGTGCCCCTGGGAGCCCGGCACCGCAGGAGGCCCGGGGACTGGCCTTGCAGGACCTCCACCCAAGTTGGGAACGAACTTTCCCTatagctcacttcccatccaccatGGGGGCCTCTGCCGGATGCCagcccctggcccagccagcctggtCCTCACCAGGGCCCTGGGGCGTCCCCCTCAAGCTCCATCCAGGGTCTGCCTAGGCCTGGGGGGGGGGTTacaggctgtgctgggcccaggctgggggcCCATGATCCATGGGACTAGAACCCAGTTTGAGTTTCCCGCGGccaggggtggggcgggggagggagccAGGTGGCGCCGCCCAGGGCAGGCCCAGGCACAGCGGTGTGGCTGCACAGCACGGTCTGGGGCGAGGGCGGCCTCCAGTCCCAGCGTCTCCCTCCCCGTCTGGCCAGCAAGGCCTGTGGCCCAAACCTCCACGCCTTTGTCAGCACCTTAGTCAGCCACCGCGCCGCCGAGGTCCCATAAACTCCCAGGCGCCGCCGCCGAGAGGCCCACCGGCTGAGCCAGGGCCCAGAGCCAGCGGGCGGCAGCGGGGCACCAGCTGCAGCAGGGGACCGCAGCAGCAGGAGGTCTACCCTGGGGCCTCCCACAGGAGCCTGCCACTGAGCCAGCCCCACCAAGGCAGTTGGGGCCCAGTTTGAGCCGGGGCCCGGCGGCAGCAGGCGTCTGCGCAGGGGCCATGTCCGGGAAACGTGGCCGGGCTCGCCGAGCCCGAGCTAGGAGGGCGGGCAGGGCCCAGCGGGTGGCCCAGCGCCCGCCCCCTGCCGCCCTGGGCCCTCAGGACGGGCCAGGGGTGGCCCCCGCGGGGCACGTGACCAGCATCCAGTCGGCTCCCCAGCCGTACCCCAGGGCAGCAAGGCCAGAGCCGGCCAAGGCAGCCTCAAGGCCAGAGCAGGCCACTGCCCTGGGCTCTGAGCAGGCGCTGGTCATCCCTGAACACATGGCGGGCTGTGGAGCACG from the Ochotona princeps isolate mOchPri1 unplaced genomic scaffold, mOchPri1.hap1 HAP1_SCAFFOLD_971, whole genome shotgun sequence genome contains:
- the IQANK1 gene encoding IQ motif and ankyrin repeat domain-containing protein 1, translating into MTSERAGAMAASRKWPRPLPEPGPSTTLGPPSERHKPRQKAGQPARAPMPREGSPAPAEPAAEERAAVVIQGALRQHLARRELARRRQRHRQYQEQMEKLQREAFLAVVRREQEAARRRREQEEAAQRERQEELQRRRRLLDAAFDGDVAEIRAVLEEAEQLLSRQGVGRDAEGQAQRLQRRVALVECEDRHGNTPLSEAAAGGQPRAIQLLAELGASPNSKGAFGRTPLYRAAFAGHLEAVELLLKLGADPRVYADDGSTPEQVTSLEAVASVLQSWDLSLTEAMLRNMDAEHQRRAQEARGQQQAEARRMSLRVQQLAKAQQRCQQELQQAYCELNCRIAESEAGCGRCVSRTELMAQAVRDAEARVDRLRQEAQKAEDTLAMARLELREEPQEGEDTAPGLRCSVAELHDVLLKDMGDRIRADGRWPLVIDPSGQAATFLRYQDTNYVDAVNPEHMRPERVRLALLGALRYGKPLVFGLREVDLFMAVQQQLEVVQPGLAGALLSRALLQHERYLGLLRPDDGPEYSPVQFQEARLQRFRLLFVTQARWPPAEQLRALLPVRVQLPGGGL